A single genomic interval of Bradyrhizobium sp. AZCC 1693 harbors:
- a CDS encoding IS110 family transposase translates to MNHYAGIDVSLECSSVCVVDASGKILREARVASEPEALIAWFRQSGFEFERIGLEAGPLSQWLFAGMKAAGLAVELLETRHVRKAFEAMPVKSDRNDARGIAQLMRLGWFRPVHCKSISAQETRSLLTARKLVQSKLLDVENSLRGILRGFGLKVGKTTGQTFAGRIEELVDGHPHLQMIAKALLAVRAVLRTEFAAFEKHTRRMVRSDTQARLLTSVPAVGPIVALTYASAIDDPTRFKSSKQAGAHFGLTPKKHQSGETDYTGRISKIGDASVRTALYEAANVMLTKPLKGCSQLKSWAMRIKKRAGMSKAKVALARRLAVIMHRMLADGTPFNAAAAAA, encoded by the coding sequence ATGAACCACTATGCCGGAATCGACGTGTCATTGGAATGCTCGAGCGTGTGTGTTGTTGACGCAAGCGGCAAGATTTTGCGCGAGGCCAGGGTGGCCAGCGAGCCGGAGGCGCTGATCGCCTGGTTCCGGCAGTCTGGCTTTGAGTTTGAGCGGATCGGGCTGGAAGCCGGGCCCTTGTCGCAATGGCTGTTTGCGGGGATGAAGGCGGCCGGCCTCGCCGTTGAGCTGCTCGAGACGCGGCACGTGCGGAAGGCGTTCGAGGCGATGCCGGTCAAGTCGGATCGCAACGATGCACGCGGGATTGCGCAACTGATGCGGCTGGGCTGGTTCCGGCCGGTGCACTGCAAATCGATCAGTGCGCAAGAGACCCGATCGCTGTTGACCGCCCGCAAGCTGGTGCAATCGAAGCTTCTCGACGTCGAGAACAGCCTGCGCGGGATCCTGCGCGGTTTTGGCCTCAAGGTTGGCAAGACGACCGGGCAGACTTTCGCGGGACGGATCGAGGAACTCGTGGACGGCCATCCGCACCTGCAAATGATCGCCAAGGCGCTGCTGGCGGTGCGAGCGGTGCTGCGGACCGAGTTCGCAGCTTTCGAGAAGCATACCCGCAGGATGGTGCGGTCCGATACGCAGGCACGGCTGCTGACGTCAGTCCCGGCGGTCGGCCCGATCGTGGCGCTGACCTATGCCAGCGCAATCGACGATCCGACCCGGTTCAAATCGTCGAAGCAGGCAGGAGCCCATTTCGGGTTGACCCCGAAGAAGCATCAATCCGGTGAGACCGACTACACCGGCCGGATCAGCAAGATCGGTGACGCCTCGGTGCGCACGGCGCTCTATGAGGCTGCCAACGTCATGCTGACCAAGCCGCTCAAGGGCTGTTCGCAATTGAAGAGCTGGGCCATGCGGATCAAAAAGCGCGCCGGCATGAGCAAAGCCAAGGTGGCGTTGGCGCGCCGGCTCGCGGTGATCATGCACCGCATGCTCGCCGACGGAACACCCTTCAACGCCGCTGCGGCGGCAGCCTAA
- a CDS encoding PCC domain-containing protein produces the protein MRSIAQPGPPAPERIQWVEGRGRAFSFRLAAGLPLLEAARRGFAEAGFSGGVLSMRGGALGPFAYVMPALSKTGDNAAFYSDTFRPSGITRLKLGAMTLGERDGAPFFHCHGLWTETDGHLHGGHILPEESIVAESFAVEAFGIDGAIFTAEPDPETNFKLFGPVALAGTDVKAESRAFALRLRPNQDFAAALETFCRQHGILRARIHGGVGSTIGAHFTDGRTVVPFATELAIKAGTIAPGADGTLQAELDIALVDYLGGIAEGRLMRGDNPVLMTMELVLEVI, from the coding sequence ATGCGCAGCATCGCGCAGCCCGGGCCGCCTGCGCCTGAACGCATCCAATGGGTCGAGGGGCGGGGGCGGGCGTTTTCATTCAGGCTTGCCGCCGGCCTGCCGCTGCTCGAGGCCGCGCGCCGCGGCTTTGCCGAAGCCGGATTTTCCGGCGGCGTATTGAGCATGCGGGGAGGGGCGCTTGGGCCCTTTGCCTATGTGATGCCGGCGCTGTCGAAGACCGGCGACAATGCGGCGTTCTACAGCGACACGTTCCGACCCTCCGGCATCACGCGGCTGAAGCTCGGCGCGATGACGCTCGGCGAGCGTGACGGCGCGCCGTTCTTTCATTGCCACGGGCTGTGGACCGAGACTGACGGACATCTGCACGGCGGCCACATTCTTCCCGAGGAGAGCATCGTCGCCGAATCGTTCGCGGTGGAAGCGTTCGGCATCGACGGCGCGATCTTCACGGCCGAACCCGATCCCGAGACCAATTTCAAACTGTTCGGTCCGGTCGCGCTCGCCGGTACCGATGTGAAGGCCGAGAGCCGGGCGTTCGCGCTGCGGCTGCGGCCGAATCAGGATTTTGCTGCGGCGCTGGAGACCTTCTGCCGGCAGCACGGAATTTTGCGCGCGCGGATTCACGGCGGCGTCGGCTCCACGATCGGCGCGCATTTCACCGATGGCCGGACCGTCGTGCCGTTTGCGACCGAGCTTGCGATCAAGGCCGGCACCATTGCGCCCGGCGCTGACGGCACGCTGCAGGCAGAGCTCGATATCGCGCTGGTCGATTATCTCGGCGGCATCGCCGAGGGACGGCTGATGCGCGGCGACAATCCGGTGCTGATGACGATGGAGCTGGTGCTCGAGGTGATCTGA